AATCTTTTCTGACTTAGTAatggtttcttagcagctattttTTTCTCAACTGCCtaaaacatttgcacagtattgtatattgttacgtttcggtgttgtcagtgttttgtttttgcgtgactgtcatgtatttcctgctttactttgaaagtctgtgttatcttagtgttttcagtttacgtttccctgtctcgtcaggtctaatttgccccagctgtgtttccctcctgttgtccattttcctgattgctccctctatgtatttaaaccctgtgtttcagtgtgtcatggttgcgatctcccccgtgttgtaaatagtttggtgttttgttgtaaataaatagtttgttgtaaatagctgtaaatagatttgtcgatactttcgttttgggattttggtggtgagctttagtggggttttttgtgtgtgttttttttttctttatttttactttttttcgtgttgcactccggttgcctaggccggggtgtaacaggcaggtctttgtttctctctgtgttcagTTGCATGTTGCTTGGAGGGTGGATTCTACTGGGTTTCCGTCCCCGGGTGGAGCCGAGTCTCCAGGTTTGCTGCCACACACCTGAAGCAAGGCCcaatttcttttctgttgtcttGGTCGCACATTTGtaaaggtatttttttttcacctgtgTATCAACACATCAAGCAAAGGTGATAACAAAGTCACGGCAAGTGCTCCAACTAACAACAGTGCAGGCGGCAAATATAGACCCAGGACTGGAAGGGGAGTGTATGAGGTGTGAtcccactcctgaaattcagataaattATCTCCACTTGATATTTGGGATCTGATTTTTATGTGCTCTCAAAGTATCTCACTATTTAATAACTGCATTTTGAATACCAGGAACAGCTAATATCATTTCTGCAGCAAAGTGCAGTCTCATCCCACTCAACTGAtactcagcagcagcagagacgtGGAGATACATCAGAACTGAGGAAATGCAGAACAAGGAAAATACAGAGTTTAGAGCAATGAAAGTAGGTTGAAGGTGCATACGTTAGCATCAGAAAGAAATGAGATAACACTGGGTCTTTTATCCCAGTGAGAAAGTCAATATATTTCCCCTGATATCTCTTATGTAACAACTGGCTCTCAGAGCGGTCTAGATGTGGGGTGGCTCTCAAAGGGTACCAATGCACAACTGACTCTGTAGAAGCTGTGGTACCAAAGTCAGGCCAGACTTAACTGCCACAGAACATCAGACAGACGAGTATATGTGTTAAAAGAAAATTGTACATAGTGTGATCAGCTACATGAAATGTGCCCTTTTTAGGATCACTAAGCAAACCACATGTCTATGTGACCTGCCATATAACAACTTTTGAGTGATAAACTTATTTTAGCAACTAACAGCTTCCTCTATTCTGAGAACATACAGATGTAGAAAAGGGCAACCTCAGCTCTGAGTTCTTGGAATAACTTTGTTATTTTTGTACACACGTGTAACCAGCTTGTTCACTTTAcgtttccttgtctcgtcaggtctaatttgccccagctgtgtttccctcctgttgtccattttcctgattgctccctctatgtatttaaaccctgtgtttcagtgtgtcatggtcgcgatctcccccgtgttgtaaatagtttggtgttttgttgtaaataaatagtttgttgtaaatagctgtaaatagatttgtcgatactttcgttttgggattttggtggtgagctttagtggggttttttgtgtgtgtttttttttttctttatttttactttttttcgtgttgcactccggttgcctaggccggggtgtaacaggcaggtctttgtttctctctgtgttcagTTGCATGTTGCATGGAGGGTGGATTCTACTGGGTTTCCGTCCCCGGGTGGAGCCGAGTCTCCAGGTTTGCTGCCACACACCTGAAGCAAGGCCcaatttcttttctgttgtcttGGTCGCACATTTGtaaaggtatttttttttcacctgtgTATCAACACATCAAGCAAAGGTGATAACAAAGTCACGGCAAGTGCTCCAACTAACAACAGTGCAGGCGGCAAATATAGACCCAGGACTGGAAGGGGAGTGTATGAGGTGTGAtcccactcctgaaattcagataaattATCTCCACTTGATATTTGGGATCTGATTTTTATGTGCTCTCAAAGTATCTCACTATTTAATAACTGCATTTTGAATACCAGGAACAGCTAATATCATTTCTGCAGCAAAGTGCAGTCTCATCCCACTCAACTGAtactcagcagcagcagagacgtGGAGATACATCAGAACTGAGGAAATGCAGAACAAGGAAAATACAGAGTTTAGAGCAATGAAAGTAGGTTGAAGGTGCATACGTTAGCATCAGAAAGAAATGAGATAACACTGGGTCTTTTATCCCAGTGAGAAAGTCAGTATATTTCCCCTGATATCTCTTATGTAACAACTGGCTCTCAGAGCGGTCTAGATGTGGGGTGGCTCTCAAAGGGTACCAATGCACAACTGACTCTGTAGAAGCTGTGGTACCAAAGTCAGGCCAGACTTAACTGACCCTAAATGCCACAGAACAGCTTCCTCTATTCTGAGAACATACAGATGTAGAAAAGGGCAACCTCAGCTCTGAGTTCTTGGAATAACTTTGTTATTTTTGTACACACGTGTAACCAGCTTGTTCACTTTAcgtttccttgtctcgtcaggtctaatttgccccagctgtgtttccctcttgttgtccatttcctgattgctcccccccccccgttgtaaatagtttggcgCCTTGTGTTGTGATGTAAAtgtcttatttttctttgaTGAAAATAGTTGTCGATACTTTCgttttgggattatttttgtggAAGCCCGTATTAGTCTTTTTTATGAGTTCGCCCTCCTTAAGAGCAGTGAGCTTGGGGGCCCTTTTTCCcttatttctatttttcctgagttgcacgccggttgcctaggccggggtgtaacaataTGAACTACAGGAGTAAACATTTCTAACTTGATTTAATCAATTTTCTGTTTTGGGGGTGTGGATTTGGTTGTTGATATTAAATATTTGTTGTTAATATTAAAATGACCATAAAATAGTTTCAATATCAGTTTTGAGATTTTTTTCCCAGTTAGAGCAAAGTAGCGCATAACCCTATAGTTGTTCAGAAAATATTTATGTCCTGCTTAAAATCTCTAAAAGCTATACTAAGAGGCatattgtatttttgttttataaaacatGCTATTACTAGGTGCAGAGGGATGTCATTGAGTAGGCTGGTGCATTTGATGAGTGACCTCACCTGACTCTTGTGTTGCAGTAAGGTGATTGCAACAAGTCTTTGGCTGTGTGCTGGCTTGTTGCTTcctgttttgtcattttttttatctgtacAAACATAAATGCAGGGCTTGATTTTGAGAATAACTGTGTTCTGTAAAAAAATTAGTCACTAAGGTCTTTTTGAAGCACTAAAGCAGCTGTATATTTGTGAGGAGTCACAATTTAATCACGAAGTTCACACCCCTCGAGAACAGCGGAAggcttttctctttcttttttttctctttctttcctcaCCCCGCCTAAAAAGGCAGGGCTTATGGTTTTGCTTATATAGCTTCATTTCAAGTTCAACTCTGTTGAACAAACTGTCTGCCAGAAATGAAGGACTTCCTAAAAAACTTTCCCTTTAGGGAATTCAGTGTCTTTATCACCATCGTCGGCAGTTTTACTTATAATGTTTTACTTGACAGAGATGTGGTCTGCACTTGCATAGATGTAGCTACAGACTGCTGGATATACCTTCTTCTGCCGGGgtttataatttttttcttaatacTTTGGACAGACAAGACATTACACAGAACCTGCAGCTACTATACATTTGTATGTTGCGAAAAACAACCTGATGAGCAGCAACATCAACGACCTGTTGAGCAGCAACATCAACGACCTGTTGAGCAGCAACATCAACGACCTGTTGAGCAGCAACATCAACGACGTGATGAGCAGCAACATCAACGACCTGTTGAGCAGCAACATCAACGACCTGTTGAGCAGCAACATCAACGACCTGTTGAGCAGCAACATCAACGACCTGTTGAGCAGCAACATCAACGACGTGATGAGCAGCAAGATCAACAAAAGAATTCAAACTGCAGGGGAGCATTATGTGGTGTTTTCCTGAGTCGCATTATCAAGGcactttgtgttggtgtgcTGTGGGCTATTTCTGTGCTCATCGATGGAGACTGGTATGTTTGCTGTCAGAATGATCATTCTGAAAAGCAATCACAGTTAGCCTGCAAAGATAAAACCAACATGACAGCTGAAGAAAATGTGGTCATCAATAccctgaaaaacaaatcaagagtgagtttttttcttacttttttcatATCTTATAACGCTGTTCTGTCACAGCAAACACTGTTGAAGTCCCAGCATCATCTCATTATAATAGATCAAGCTACAAAAGAAATATATAAGTAATTGAAATAGTCAACTGGTGTGACAttaaaaagatataaaaatcAGTGAATAATCAACAGTAATCCAATAATACCATGTATTTAATTCTAAAAAAAAGTGTCATAAATACTTTTACTTTACTATGTGTGTTTAGCCAAGTTTTATTAGATTCTGAAAACACAACCTATGCACTGTTTTATCTACCTAAGTAAATTATAACTATTACTTGTGGGGGGGGGGCTAAATATGTTATTTCCACTTTGCAAAATAAATATCCAGtgcaaaatcatttttaaatttttgtggACCACATTTTGCAGAAGACTTTCAATAGGACATACTGTATGGCTGCAAAGGAGCCTGAACATCCCCGTCATCTCTGCTTACCGTTATGTAAAACTCACTAACACCACTGCAAGAAAGTCTAACAAGGGCATCTAAGTCACACTGACATTACAAACTCACATCATTGTAATGCCCATGATGTTGgttgagtttctctgtgaagctATCTGGTTTTTAAGTGATGAAATGATGAAACCTGCTTCCAAAAATTttttagcattcatcctccagcttcactgtgtagTGTtaccaactcctcagtaaggaaaatcgctattggctgtccgaAAAGTCAccagaagtcgctaaatgatgtcatcgctttttgcataattggtcCTGCCAATGTAATTGTAACAGATGCTgtaggagagagaaataacatagTGGAAGAGACATGAAGTGAGTAAAAATGTAGAGTTACTGCTGCTCCCGCCCTGCGTTgcagcggcttcgctcatgcgcAATTCATTTGCAGTCGTACGCGTAGGGGTGAATATCTCCTGCTCTGACATCAGCTGGGGGCAACTGCTGCGTAAGGACTACCTGCTGCCTGTAAGCGTTTTGACATGGGCGAGGTGTCCAcagcagcacccgctgcttgttaaAAGTAAGTAATACGTGCGTTCATGTAAAAAAGTCAtcataagtctccaataacaccagaaaaagtcgccagatttgctagtcgctttttagaaaaaagtcgctaaggaggtctgaaaactcgctaaatatagcgacaaagtcgctaagttggcaacattgtcactgtgctaatgtgtttataGCTGTGCAGAAAGCCAccatgtagcacatcattatataccagctagcccaacttcagtaaccctacaaacgtcactgctgtttagttttctgtcttcatttatgtcagaactgatagcagagctgtatgttttaatttttcagaaatctcacagtcagaacatggtatatcatgtttaggtggaaacaatacaatacaaatacagtacaactttatttatataaaacatttaaaaaccaacggTATATCAAAGtgattcaaaataaaacagcaggTTAAAACATGATTAATATAAGACCAAAGTACTGAATATGCTAACAGGTCAATGGCACTAATTACACAAGATTAAAAGTGAATATCAAATCAAACTTACTAAAAACATAGATAAAATAGGAATTAAGTATAAAATACAGGCATTAACTAACCAGGAAAGAAAGATTAAATAAGTGAGTTTTTAATCGTGATTTAAATAATTGGATGGAGTCAGACGCGCGAATAGCTATGGGAAGGTTGTTCCACCGGTTTAAGAAGCTAGCAAACTAACTTCCTGCTggcttctaactccgttaaaattcataaattctgttttcatggatgcctggatgtaaGCTtggttacacctggtagagcagccacactgatcattttattaaagatgaaagaatttaatcagtttgtaaacctcagtgatgctgcagtgtttgtttgacctgggacctgaagcagagtttggaccCAAAATGGCTAAtgatgtcagacttaaagactggATTTTCACACCATGACTAGACGTCAGGAAAATGGTCCCAGCCAATGATTATGCAAAGTCAAAATGTTTGCTGGATTCTTATTTTAATCGATCAGctgattttttgtttctttttcagctttttggcTTCTCTGCGCTCTTGGTTATCATTGCTCTGGCAGCCCTGGTGTCACTATTTGACCGGATATGCTATTGCAGCAGAAGACAAGTCTATGACAGTATGATCCTGGAAGAAGGGGAAGTTGTACTGAAAGAGATTTTGAGAAAAGCAGCGAAAGATGAGTTAATTAAAATGATCTctgagaaaataaatggaaatgaGAATAGGAATGGAGGTGAAAATTTGTATGaagaaagaagcagaaatgggGAAGGAAATGGAAACAGACATAGGAATGGGGGAGAGAATGGGAATGGGGGACAAGATGAAAATGAAGGGGGTGGACAAGAAAATGGGAATGGAGTAAGAAACGTAGGTGGAAATGAAAACGAAGAAGGAAATAGGAATGAAAATGTAGGTggaaatggaaatgaaaatgcAGCTGGAAATGGCAATGGAGGTGCAAATGGAAATAGAAAAGAAGGTGGAAATGAGAATGAAGGAGGAAAGGGAAATGGGGGAGGAAATGGGAATAGAAATGAAAATCAAGAAGCAAATGAAAATGGATGTGTAAATGAGAATGAAGGAGGTAGACAAGGAAATGGAAATGGAGTAGGAAATGTAGGTGGAAATGAGAATGAAGAAGGGAATAGAAATGAAAATGTAGGTGGAAATAGAAATGAGAATATACATGATAATGGCAACAGAGGAggaaatggaaatgaaaatggGAATCGAAATATAAATGGAAATGGAAGTGGGAATGGGAATGAAGGAGGAAATAGGAATACGGGTGGAAATGGAAATGAGGATAAATGGATagaatgttttgttgttgctgcacaAATGGTTAAAAAGTCAAGCATACCAAAACTTTCcaaagaacaaagaaaggaaataaatagtAGTACGGATCCACAGTGAGATctgtaacagcagcagaagtGACTGACTTATAAATGACTGTCCAACATTCAACTTATAGTTACATTAAAGTTGTTAAATGTGTAAGGAGATTATTTAGTgactttatatttgtatttttttgtatgGGATGGATTTGgacaaatataatataaatgtgtaggcagcacggtggttagcactgttgcctcacagcaagaaggtcctgagttcaattccaccatcaggccggggtctttctgtgtggagtttgcatgttctccccgtgtttgcgtgggttccctccgggtactctggcttcctcccaccgtccaaagacatgcagcttgtggggataggttaattggataatctaaattgtcactaggtgtgaatgtgagtgcgaatggttgtctgtccctgtgtgttggccctgcgacagactggcgacctgtccagggtgtaccctgcctctcgccctatgacagctgggataggctccagcgccccccgcgaccctgaaaaggataagcgaatggatggatggtgttagattataatattattttatgccatgttatacccctaattaaagattgtgaattattatgtagttttagtttgcattattctcctgaattagaagaagctgataactattacattagttaaactgatttgcattacattaaactgctgacttgttgtgaatgaatgatattgttttatgatgcattatactgctgagttataagaaatctaatttgtctgagtagaagagaacagagtgtgctggagttttctgccccatttcagcaggagcagataaacagggagccaaggtcgtagcttaggcgctgtgtgagagagagcatgtgaatgtttaggctttgtatgataaggtggaggcaccagaggctataaaagtttgagcaatgctccaccattttgagattttgaggctgtctgcatcagtgtccatctcccacgtgtgtgatcattaaatcatcgtttgacttaacccgaccggaccagtgttgttattgtggtttttctcttgtctccatccccaatattttgaaccttaacaatggataatataaatGTTGCAAATAAGTAGAAAGAAAAGTGATGGTTCTCCTGTTCCTGCATGGTGCTGCCCTTAATGTTTGCAGGTAACTGCCATTTTGTGGCATTCATGTAAAAAGCTAGTTTGAgtctcaggctacgtccacatgtacacgggtatttttgaaaactgagattttcctttttctttctttctttctttaaatcctGTCTGTGCATAAACGCCAAAAACTAAGGAAAACACTGccaggaacatgccaaagcaacaggtggcgatatattcctaaccctGTAGAAATGTAATGTCGGTTGACGCATGCACTCTATATTCATATATTTCTTTAACACACATATTTACAATTGTCACAAGAGCAGTAAGCCAGATGcacaaagcagaacaccttttactgttttacaagaaaatcaTTAGTACATCATTCATGTCAAAGTTTTTTACAGTGAATATGGTCGTGTTCTTGTGAGAAGTCATTATTCTAGAAGACCTTTTTTCTGAACAAACATGTTGACTCGTGATCtccaataaaagaaataaaagcttgGGAGTCCCTGTAGCAGCTTCAGTAACTAAGTCCAATAAATTATctacatttgtgatttttctgCTTTGGAATTTTAGGATCTGTGCTGTGAAAAaagctttaatatttaaatctgATCACTTTTTAATACTTGCTGTTGGTCTCTTTCACCTTTATGAGGTAATCACCAACATTTGTATGCTGCCTGCTCCATTCATGTCTCTGTATTTTTTgtgactattttttttttggggggggggggttgccacTATCTAGTCATTTACATGTGTTACGGCCCTGGGCCTTGGAGGGAGTGAGACTGCCTTTTTGTGTTCATGCAAATCCAATTGTGCCATGACTTGTGGATGATTGGCTGCTGGGAGTCCTGTGCCAGCCTTCTTTTATGCAGATCACAGTGTGCCAAACCTCGCGGATGATTGGCTGCCTGGAGATCCCATGACCACTCCAAGACCAATTGACTGGCTGATTGTCTGCACCTGGGAGTATAAAAGGCTGAAGAGCCGTCACACTATGGGGAGCTGCTGCTCTGAAGTGAACATGCAGTGGCCTCCTTTGCATGTGAATGTTGTTTGTTAAACCTGCTCGCTGGGTTAAACCTGATATACAGCTGACCTTAGTTTTATAAGAGTCTTGTGTTTGCTGGCTCACCTTAGTTAACCCTTAGCTTTTATTTGGTGTTCCG
This region of Maylandia zebra isolate NMK-2024a linkage group LG20, Mzebra_GT3a, whole genome shotgun sequence genomic DNA includes:
- the LOC112431581 gene encoding uncharacterized protein LOC112431581 gives rise to the protein MTAEENVVINTLKNKSRLFGFSALLVIIALAALVSLFDRICYCSRRQVYDSMILEEGEVVLKEILRKAAKDELIKMISEKINGNENRNGGENLYEERSRNGEGNGNRHRNGGENGNGGQDENEGGGQENGNGVRNVGGNENEEGNRNENVGGNGNENAAGNGNGGANGNRKEGGNENEGGKGNGGGNGNRNENQEANENGCVNENEGGRQGNGNGVGNVGGNENEEGNRNENVGGNRNENIHDNGNRGGNGNENGNRNINGNGSGNGNEGGNRNTGGNGNEDKWIECFVVAAQMVKKSSIPKLSKEQRKEINSSTDPQ